One part of the Mesotoga sp. BH458_6_3_2_1 genome encodes these proteins:
- a CDS encoding helix-turn-helix domain-containing protein, which translates to MANKRSSSFGEFLDQIAKTYNVEDSLAIGRIKGQVASQLMSYRKERGLSQKQLGELLGFKQPYVSNIERGEENLSLETLVKISACLEGRLNVDLGITDRKTKITKEVIKYVPIYIPVISVQNNESSFCWKPSEAA; encoded by the coding sequence ATGGCCAATAAGAGGAGTTCATCTTTTGGTGAGTTTCTTGACCAGATTGCAAAGACCTACAATGTTGAAGATTCTCTCGCTATAGGTAGGATTAAGGGTCAAGTTGCTAGTCAGTTAATGAGCTACAGAAAAGAAAGAGGTCTTTCGCAGAAACAGTTGGGTGAGCTGTTAGGTTTTAAGCAGCCATACGTATCAAATATTGAACGTGGAGAAGAGAATCTTAGCTTAGAAACTCTTGTCAAGATCTCTGCCTGTCTTGAAGGAAGACTGAATGTAGATCTTGGAATAACTGACAGAAAAACTAAGATAACAAAAGAGGTAATAAAATACGTTCCAATATATATTCCCGTAATTTCGGTGCAGAATAATGAAAGCTCTTTTTGCTGGAAACCGAGTGAGGCGGCATGA
- a CDS encoding protein-export chaperone SecB, which produces MNRVEQAILQMKRYLIKEFCFSYTPVQNEIVISIELGRETKIIEEDGKKNCLLELTLTAFGRADETDYLTIKASMEGVFECQETLEEKALEKMVAESGTSILLPVLRAAILSFTGQAGLTPPIVIPLMNPRFSSEAEKQ; this is translated from the coding sequence ATGAATAGAGTGGAACAAGCTATACTTCAGATGAAAAGATATCTGATAAAGGAGTTTTGCTTCTCCTACACTCCAGTGCAAAATGAGATCGTGATATCTATTGAACTCGGTAGAGAGACAAAAATCATCGAAGAAGACGGTAAGAAGAACTGTCTTCTTGAGCTCACTCTAACAGCATTTGGTAGAGCCGATGAGACAGATTATCTTACGATAAAGGCAAGCATGGAGGGTGTCTTCGAATGCCAAGAAACCCTCGAAGAAAAGGCATTAGAAAAAATGGTTGCTGAGAGCGGTACTTCAATACTGCTACCAGTACTACGCGCAGCTATTCTATCATTTACAGGGCAGGCAGGACTTACACCTCCAATTGTTATTCCGCTTATGAATCCACGTTTTTCTTCGGAAGCAGAAAAACAGTAA
- a CDS encoding protein-export chaperone SecB translates to MSVSLDLDDPELEYRRADNGCLLGLLSLSVKVRGRSGRKIALKLDATIKGRFEAPENMEDKTFEDFCMISGTATLIPLLRATIISFTSQAGMNPPIRIPLINVPQSLSKTTLSEKREKNRE, encoded by the coding sequence ATGTCAGTTTCGCTGGACCTGGATGATCCAGAGCTTGAATATAGGCGTGCCGATAACGGTTGCCTCCTCGGCTTGTTGTCTCTCTCAGTCAAAGTCAGGGGTCGGAGCGGCAGAAAGATTGCTTTGAAGCTCGATGCAACAATCAAGGGCAGGTTTGAAGCTCCCGAGAATATGGAAGATAAAACATTCGAAGACTTCTGCATGATTAGCGGGACCGCAACTTTGATCCCTCTTCTCAGGGCGACGATTATCTCTTTCACTTCGCAGGCTGGAATGAATCCCCCTATCAGAATACCTTTGATCAACGTACCTCAGTCACTCTCAAAGACCACTTTGTCAGAGAAAAGAGAGAAGAACAGGGAATAG
- a CDS encoding helix-turn-helix transcriptional regulator, which yields MFSWGVGDGNKRMVTEDPEPLFKRDSDLLLESADDDTRFELKLIGVMTDISAALINYRADNSLSQKELAEKLECSQAMVSKIESGDYNFTIRKLFDVVNKLGGRVSFQIDFKDGTSVTDSSEERVSIWECVGNQSIKGMKNSA from the coding sequence ATGTTTTCATGGGGTGTAGGCGACGGCAATAAAAGGATGGTTACTGAAGATCCAGAGCCTCTATTCAAGAGAGATAGCGACCTGTTGTTAGAGTCGGCAGACGATGATACGAGATTTGAATTGAAATTGATTGGAGTCATGACGGATATTTCTGCAGCTCTTATCAACTATCGGGCGGATAACTCCCTTTCACAAAAGGAGCTGGCAGAAAAACTAGAGTGCAGCCAGGCAATGGTCTCGAAAATCGAAAGTGGCGACTATAACTTCACAATTAGAAAGCTTTTTGACGTTGTCAACAAACTCGGAGGTCGTGTATCTTTTCAGATTGACTTCAAAGATGGTACTTCGGTTACAGATTCTTCAGAAGAGCGAGTCTCAATATGGGAGTGCGTTGGCAATCAAAGCATCAAAGGGATGAAGAATAGTGCCTGA